The Argopecten irradians isolate NY chromosome 6, Ai_NY, whole genome shotgun sequence genome has a window encoding:
- the LOC138325305 gene encoding malignant fibrous histiocytoma-amplified sequence 1 homolog, which produces MAHIYTPRSLSDIRELRMRIETEDPLFYGLKKLKMRGRDLSNIPPALFHISELEVLDLSPERESCLTFKLTFVPRAVSKLINLKVLVLDTNELDELPIEITKLVNIERLALSNNHLSGLPEGFNKLTKLRSLHLANNEFEGFPMQLCDIEGLEFLDLCDNKLQVLPAEISRLTELHTLLLFVNRLEALPDTICDMTNLHCLWIGNNLIKQLPRAFGNLKYLDWGIRCTSSTLDGNPLVSPPIEICRMGPDAIEKYLNSSRGDMSSRNSLNGVPNGGQHRTDDESDRGQSRSSRSKNGSGKAKKTSNGRETRKNTRARRERNMQLHEYSDDDI; this is translated from the coding sequence ATGGCACACATCTACACACCTCGATCACTTTCGGATATAAGGGAACTACGCATGCGCATAGAAACAGAAGATCCGTTGTTTTATGGATTAAAAAAGTTGAAAATGAGAGGACGAGATTTATCTAACATCCCTCCAGCATTATTCCACATCAGTGAATTAGAAGTCCTTGACCTAAGTCCGGAGAGGGAGTCGTGTCTCACATTCAAACTTACTTTCGTGCCACGCGCAGTCAGCAAACTTATCAACTTGAAGGTGTTGGTATTAGACACCAATGAACTAGATGAACTACCTATTGAAATTACGAAACTAGTGAACATAGAAAGGCTAGCTCTAAGCAACAACCATTTAAGTGGGTTACCGGAAGGTTTCAATAAACTCACAAAGTTGAGGAGCTTACATCTAGCGAACAACGAATTTGAAGGTTTCCCTATGCAACTTTGTGATATAGAAGGACTGGAATTCCTCGACCTTTGTGATAACAAATTACAGGTGCTCCCTGCAGAAATTAGTCGCCTCACAGAACTACACACTCTTTTGCTGTTTGTGAACAGACTTGAGGCTTTACCAGACACAATTTGTGATATGACTAATTTACATTGTCTTTGGATCGGTAACAACCTGATTAAGCAGCTGCCACGAGCCTTCGGCAATCTCAAGTATTTGGACTGGGGCATTAGATGCACTTCGTCCACATTAGACGGCAATCCTCTAGTCAGTCCCCCGATAGAAATATGTCGGATGGGACCAGACGCCATAGAAAAATATCTCAACAGCTCTAGAGGTGATATGTCCAGTCGGAACAGTCTGAACGGTGTTCCGAACGGTGGACAACATCGAACGGATGATGAAAGTGACCGAGGTCAAAGTCGCAGTAGTAGGTCAAAAAATGGAAGTGGCAAGGCCAAGAAAACAAGTAACGGACGAGAAACAAGGAAGAATACTAGAGCACGACGGGAACGAAACATGCAACTTCATGAATATTCAGATGATGATATCTAG